Proteins from a genomic interval of Desulfofustis limnaeus:
- a CDS encoding NifB/NifX family molybdenum-iron cluster-binding protein: MKVAMTVWGNRVSPVFDSAQTILLAEIKDSTVTWEQREFIAGQIPTRLARMLVDRGIDTLICGAISEQPASIIEAAGIKLVSFVSGNAAHLLEACARGISTDHFKMPGCKIPCCRQQWQQQTLDPQRRPDENGG, encoded by the coding sequence ATGAAAGTCGCCATGACCGTCTGGGGTAACCGCGTGTCTCCGGTTTTCGATTCGGCGCAGACCATTCTGCTCGCCGAGATTAAAGACAGCACGGTGACCTGGGAACAAAGAGAGTTTATCGCTGGGCAGATCCCGACTCGGCTTGCCCGCATGCTCGTCGACAGGGGAATTGACACGTTGATTTGCGGAGCCATTTCCGAGCAGCCGGCAAGCATTATCGAGGCCGCCGGTATTAAGCTGGTCTCGTTTGTTTCCGGCAATGCCGCACACTTGCTCGAGGCCTGCGCCCGCGGCATATCGACGGATCACTTCAAGATGCCCGGCTGCAAGATCCCTTGTTGCCGTCAACAGTGGCAGCAGCAGACGTTGGATCCACAGCGGCGTCCCGACGAAAACGGTGGTTAA
- a CDS encoding sigma-54 interaction domain-containing protein, translating to MNSKGPPAPLECTEIILESISDGVFTVDLHWRITSFNRAAEEITGISRHEAIGRYCWEVFRSNMCEGDCALRRTMEVGKSFVSSATSIITSNKKQIPITVSTSLLKDGSGEILGGVEVFRDMSLIEELRRDLRSSFLFSDMISRSPAMLELFGMLDQIAQSDSTVLIEGETGTGKELLSRAIHNLSPRQDQPFIAINCGALPDTLLESELFGYKAGAFTDARSDRQGLFSAAEKGTILLDEIGDTSPAFQVRLLRVLEDHTFQPLGSTVPIKTNARLIAATNRDLHGLVETNQFRRDLFYRINIIALRLPPLRDRMEDIPLLVDRFIAKLNRRKKKLISGIDEQALDLLLQHDFPGNIRELENIIEHAFVLCPEGPITPRHLPAFLNLPIQKLRSPAPIDKTVADSERDAILKALHNNHNNRTAAAMQLGLHKSTLFRKVKKLGISLPEQDGRSTRS from the coding sequence ATGAACAGCAAGGGACCGCCAGCGCCGCTTGAATGCACTGAAATCATCCTGGAAAGCATCTCTGACGGGGTGTTTACCGTCGACCTGCATTGGCGTATCACCTCCTTTAATCGGGCCGCCGAAGAAATCACCGGCATTTCCCGACACGAAGCAATTGGCCGTTACTGTTGGGAAGTGTTTCGTTCCAACATGTGCGAAGGTGATTGCGCCTTGCGACGGACCATGGAAGTCGGGAAATCCTTTGTCAGCTCAGCCACCTCCATCATCACCAGCAACAAAAAGCAGATTCCGATTACCGTCAGTACCTCCTTGCTGAAAGATGGCAGCGGTGAAATCCTAGGCGGAGTGGAAGTTTTCCGGGATATGAGCCTGATCGAGGAGTTACGGCGCGACTTGAGAAGCTCATTTCTTTTCAGCGACATGATCAGTCGCTCGCCGGCCATGCTGGAACTCTTCGGTATGCTCGACCAGATCGCCCAAAGCGACAGCACGGTGCTGATTGAAGGTGAGACCGGAACCGGAAAAGAACTCCTCTCAAGGGCTATCCACAACCTTTCACCACGTCAGGATCAACCCTTTATCGCCATCAATTGTGGCGCTTTGCCCGACACCCTGTTGGAATCCGAGTTATTTGGCTATAAAGCGGGGGCCTTCACCGACGCCCGCAGCGACCGTCAGGGCCTATTCAGCGCTGCGGAAAAAGGGACGATCCTGCTGGATGAAATCGGGGATACCAGTCCCGCCTTCCAGGTGCGATTGTTGCGCGTGCTCGAAGATCACACCTTTCAACCCCTCGGCAGCACGGTGCCGATCAAGACCAACGCCCGATTGATCGCTGCCACCAATCGTGACTTGCACGGTTTGGTAGAAACGAATCAGTTTCGCCGGGACCTCTTTTATCGAATCAATATCATTGCCTTACGTCTCCCTCCCTTACGCGATCGAATGGAGGACATCCCCTTACTGGTGGATCGCTTTATCGCCAAACTGAACAGACGCAAGAAGAAGCTCATCAGCGGCATCGATGAGCAGGCCCTCGACCTCCTGCTCCAGCATGATTTTCCCGGCAACATACGAGAACTGGAAAACATTATTGAACACGCCTTCGTGCTCTGCCCCGAAGGCCCAATTACTCCCCGCCATCTTCCCGCCTTTCTCAATCTGCCGATACAAAAACTTCGTTCCCCGGCACCGATCGACAAGACCGTTGCCGATTCCGAACGCGACGCCATCCTCAAAGCTCTGCACAACAATCACAACAACCGGACCGCTGCCGCCATGCAACTGGGCCTGCACAAAAGCACCCTGTTCCGCAAGGTCAAGAAACTCGGGATCAGCCTGCCCGAACAGGACGGTCGCTCGACCCGCTCCTAA
- a CDS encoding M24 family metallopeptidase: MFPAKRQRLDKKMHDLRLDAVALNAGPTLAYLTGLHFHLMERPIVLIYCPDQAPVLVLPVLEKAKLEQIDYPLEVYAYPDNPSAWPDIFKQAINARQLHDARLGIEPQQLRVLEYHHLRSVLPESAFIDASVAFSAVRCRKDDEEVQLISKAVAIAERALQATLLQVKLGMSEYDLANELVIQLLRHGSEPHLPFAPIVASGPHGANPHARPSQRTLAAGDLVVIDWGARWHGYISDLTRTFAIGPVGQEEQHIHRLVQQANAAGRAAGRPDFPCSIIDDAARSVIQQAGYGSQFFHRTGHGIGLECHESPYIHAENQQLLQPGMTFTVEPGIYLPGKYGIRIEDNVVITETGCQSLSSFSRELITLY; this comes from the coding sequence ATGTTTCCGGCCAAACGCCAGCGACTTGACAAAAAAATGCACGACCTGCGCCTTGACGCCGTGGCGCTGAATGCCGGACCGACCCTTGCCTACCTCACCGGTCTGCACTTCCACCTGATGGAACGCCCGATCGTTCTTATCTACTGTCCCGACCAGGCCCCGGTACTCGTATTGCCGGTCTTGGAAAAGGCTAAGCTCGAACAGATCGACTACCCGTTGGAGGTCTATGCGTATCCGGATAACCCCAGTGCGTGGCCAGACATTTTCAAACAGGCGATCAATGCCCGCCAGTTACATGACGCACGCTTGGGTATTGAACCACAACAGCTGCGGGTACTAGAATATCACCACCTTCGTTCGGTTCTGCCGGAATCGGCCTTTATTGATGCCTCTGTCGCTTTTTCAGCGGTACGCTGCAGGAAAGACGATGAAGAGGTGCAATTGATCAGTAAGGCCGTGGCAATTGCCGAACGAGCCTTGCAAGCCACCCTATTGCAGGTCAAGCTCGGCATGAGCGAGTACGATCTGGCCAACGAATTGGTAATCCAGCTTCTTCGTCACGGTTCCGAGCCACACCTCCCCTTCGCCCCGATTGTCGCTTCCGGTCCGCATGGAGCAAATCCGCATGCCCGGCCGAGCCAACGGACACTGGCCGCCGGCGACCTGGTTGTTATTGATTGGGGAGCACGCTGGCACGGATATATCTCCGACTTGACCAGGACTTTTGCCATTGGGCCAGTCGGCCAGGAAGAACAACACATCCATCGCCTCGTACAGCAGGCTAATGCCGCAGGTCGTGCGGCGGGGCGGCCCGACTTTCCCTGTTCGATCATCGACGACGCCGCTCGCTCGGTTATCCAGCAGGCCGGTTACGGGAGCCAGTTTTTTCATCGAACCGGCCACGGTATTGGCCTGGAGTGTCATGAATCTCCTTATATCCATGCAGAGAATCAGCAACTGCTGCAACCAGGAATGACCTTCACCGTGGAACCGGGCATTTACCTCCCAGGAAAATATGGCATACGCATTGAAGACAACGTGGTGATCACCGAGACCGGGTGCCAATCCTTGAGTTCATTTTCTCGGGAACTCATCACTCTTTATTGA
- the ftsH gene encoding ATP-dependent zinc metalloprotease FtsH produces MHQNTKFNIWYLLAAVWGVLLLQNLIFDQFRPQVIAYSDFIKAVTEDRVIEIAIGQDRISGKMRTSDSDSPVLFTTVRVDNNLSQTLSEHGVKFSGQVENTFLKAIISWVVPIFLFFGIWYLLMRKMQGGQAGIMSFGRNKAKIIGEKDIDTRFSDVAGADEAKEELQEIVDYLARPQIYLEVGGQMPKGVLLVGPPGTGKTLIARAVAGEAGVPFFSISGSEFVEMFVGMGAARVRDLFVQAREKAPCIIFIDELDALGKARGAGGFGGHDEREQTLNQLLVEMDGFDTQKGIVIMAATNRPEVLDPALLRSGRFDRQVLIDKPDVKGREAILKIHAAKVKLADDVNLQIIAQKTAGFSGADLANVVNEAALLAVRKGRKQVSSLDLDEAVDRIIGGLEKKNRVINPQEKKIVAYHEVGHALVAALTPGCEPVHKISIIPRGLAALGYTQQRPTEDRYLMSKEELLTKIDVLLGGRVAEQITFNSITTGAGNDLMRATDIARAMIVEYGMGETLGLSTYPRQRHPVFLQTDQGISFGKDYSDETAAAIDAETRQILDQRNEHVTRLLTTYRDTLQAVAERLLEKEVVFEEEFKTFLAPASA; encoded by the coding sequence ATGCATCAGAACACCAAATTCAACATCTGGTATCTGCTCGCTGCCGTTTGGGGTGTGCTGCTTTTACAGAATCTCATTTTTGACCAATTCCGCCCTCAGGTCATCGCCTATAGCGATTTCATCAAAGCGGTAACCGAGGATCGAGTCATCGAGATTGCCATCGGTCAGGATCGGATCAGTGGTAAAATGAGAACCAGCGACAGCGACAGCCCCGTCCTCTTCACCACGGTTCGCGTCGACAACAATCTGTCCCAGACCCTCTCGGAGCACGGCGTCAAATTCTCCGGTCAGGTGGAAAACACCTTTCTCAAGGCAATCATTTCCTGGGTAGTACCGATCTTTCTGTTCTTCGGCATCTGGTACCTGCTGATGCGCAAGATGCAAGGTGGACAGGCCGGTATCATGAGCTTTGGCCGAAACAAGGCCAAAATCATCGGTGAAAAGGACATCGATACCCGCTTTTCCGATGTGGCCGGTGCCGACGAGGCAAAAGAAGAGCTGCAGGAAATCGTGGATTATCTGGCACGACCGCAGATCTATCTGGAGGTCGGCGGTCAAATGCCCAAAGGCGTGCTCCTCGTTGGCCCTCCCGGCACCGGAAAGACGCTGATAGCCCGGGCGGTTGCCGGAGAAGCGGGCGTTCCATTCTTCTCCATCAGTGGTTCCGAATTTGTCGAGATGTTCGTCGGCATGGGTGCCGCCCGGGTTCGTGATCTCTTTGTTCAGGCTCGGGAAAAGGCCCCCTGCATTATCTTCATCGATGAACTCGACGCCCTCGGCAAGGCCCGCGGAGCCGGAGGTTTTGGCGGCCACGACGAACGTGAGCAGACGCTCAATCAACTGCTGGTGGAGATGGACGGGTTCGATACCCAGAAAGGTATCGTCATCATGGCCGCCACCAACCGTCCCGAGGTGCTTGATCCAGCCCTGCTCCGCTCCGGCCGGTTTGATCGTCAGGTGCTGATCGATAAACCGGACGTGAAAGGGCGGGAGGCCATCTTGAAGATCCATGCCGCAAAGGTGAAACTTGCCGACGACGTGAATCTGCAGATCATTGCCCAGAAGACCGCCGGCTTTTCCGGAGCCGATTTGGCCAACGTGGTTAACGAAGCGGCTCTGCTCGCCGTGCGCAAAGGTCGAAAGCAGGTCTCCTCGCTCGATCTGGATGAAGCGGTGGACCGGATCATCGGCGGCCTGGAAAAGAAAAACAGAGTCATCAATCCGCAGGAAAAGAAGATCGTGGCCTATCATGAGGTGGGTCATGCCCTGGTGGCGGCACTGACGCCTGGCTGCGAACCGGTGCACAAAATCTCCATCATTCCCCGAGGCCTGGCTGCTCTCGGCTATACCCAGCAACGACCGACCGAAGATCGCTATTTGATGAGCAAAGAAGAATTGCTGACCAAGATCGATGTCCTGCTCGGCGGGCGCGTTGCCGAACAGATCACCTTCAACAGTATCACCACCGGCGCCGGCAACGACCTCATGCGCGCCACGGACATCGCCCGGGCCATGATAGTCGAATACGGCATGGGAGAGACCCTCGGTCTTTCCACGTACCCACGCCAACGCCACCCCGTCTTTCTCCAGACAGATCAAGGAATCTCATTCGGCAAGGATTACAGCGACGAAACCGCCGCTGCGATCGATGCGGAAACCCGCCAGATACTCGACCAGAGAAACGAACACGTCACCCGGCTACTGACCACGTACCGGGATACGCTGCAGGCGGTCGCTGAACGGCTGTTGGAAAAAGAAGTCGTCTTCGAAGAAGAATTCAAGACCTTCCTTGCCCCTGCCTCCGCCTGA
- a CDS encoding ArsR/SmtB family transcription factor, with protein sequence MPAKNAAFLQRPALQDDFMVWADVLKLLAHPSRLCLIEALANGERCVGDLTEVIGHDISTVSKHLNLLREGGLVEDQKRGKQVYYRLRIPAVLHVFYCLDSICRARSQLEPKSPVAPIPR encoded by the coding sequence ATGCCAGCAAAAAACGCGGCTTTTCTGCAGCGCCCGGCGCTGCAAGACGATTTCATGGTATGGGCGGACGTGCTGAAGCTCCTTGCTCATCCCTCACGTTTATGCCTGATAGAGGCCTTGGCTAACGGAGAACGGTGTGTCGGCGATCTGACCGAGGTTATCGGACATGACATATCGACAGTTTCCAAGCACTTGAATTTGTTACGGGAAGGCGGCCTCGTCGAAGACCAGAAGCGGGGCAAACAGGTGTATTATCGTCTTCGTATTCCGGCGGTGTTGCACGTTTTTTATTGCCTCGACTCCATTTGTCGGGCGCGCTCGCAACTTGAACCAAAGTCGCCAGTGGCCCCGATACCACGCTGA
- a CDS encoding thioredoxin family protein, translating into MLLQIEILGPADDDRFRHVVRLLSRILAANKQSAFVTLTSDFQRMIDVCAFVPPAVMVNGRLRSVGRVPAVAEVCDWLNQVQAGMGDEPPAHPDDEASPEEKT; encoded by the coding sequence GTGTTACTGCAGATTGAAATTCTGGGTCCAGCGGATGACGACCGGTTCCGCCACGTGGTGCGGCTGCTTAGTCGGATCCTTGCCGCAAACAAACAGTCGGCATTTGTCACCCTTACCAGCGATTTCCAGCGGATGATCGACGTGTGTGCGTTTGTGCCGCCGGCGGTTATGGTCAACGGTAGACTCCGGTCGGTGGGGCGGGTACCTGCCGTGGCGGAAGTGTGCGATTGGCTGAACCAGGTTCAAGCCGGCATGGGCGACGAACCGCCCGCTCACCCTGACGATGAGGCAAGTCCTGAAGAAAAGACTTGA
- the moaA gene encoding GTP 3',8-cyclase MoaA: MRFVQHTDDGSGPGPVASPLVDNFNRSISYLRLAITDRCNLRCRYCMPEQGVVPMSHAELLSYEELERLVSICLGLGISKVRVTGGEPFVRKGCVDFMDRLKRQLGVKGLYVTTNGVDTAPHLPRLQEIGIDGINLSLDTLDRNWFRNITRRDRLDQVLATLYGALERDIRIKINSVVEEDTPDEDLTALARLARTNPLSLRFIEKMAFSGGGSRPPQRPLADRLQRLFPAMAKIEQQGISTARLFRVPGFVGTLGIIEGYSRHFCATCNKIRVTPNGMLKTCLYDDGVLDLRQMLRNGLTDEAIGAAIRESVSRRFANGHLTEKSLKNHGEPSMATIGG; the protein is encoded by the coding sequence ATGCGGTTCGTCCAGCACACGGACGACGGGTCTGGTCCGGGGCCCGTCGCTTCCCCTCTCGTTGATAATTTCAACCGGTCTATCAGCTATCTGCGCCTGGCCATCACCGATCGATGCAATCTTCGATGCCGTTACTGTATGCCAGAACAGGGCGTGGTTCCCATGTCCCATGCCGAGTTGCTCAGTTATGAAGAACTGGAACGGTTGGTCAGCATCTGTCTTGGCCTGGGTATAAGCAAAGTCCGGGTGACCGGAGGCGAACCGTTTGTCCGTAAAGGATGTGTCGATTTCATGGATAGACTCAAGCGGCAGCTTGGCGTCAAAGGCTTATATGTGACCACCAACGGCGTGGACACGGCGCCTCATCTGCCGCGCCTGCAGGAAATCGGTATCGACGGGATCAACCTGAGTCTGGATACGCTGGATCGAAACTGGTTCCGCAACATAACCCGGCGCGATCGGTTGGACCAGGTGTTGGCCACCCTGTACGGGGCATTGGAGCGGGATATCCGTATAAAAATCAACAGCGTCGTCGAGGAAGATACTCCCGATGAGGACCTTACCGCGTTGGCCCGGCTGGCCCGGACCAATCCGTTGAGCCTGCGTTTTATCGAGAAGATGGCTTTTTCCGGTGGTGGTTCGAGACCGCCTCAACGGCCTTTGGCGGACAGGCTGCAGAGGCTTTTTCCGGCAATGGCCAAGATCGAGCAACAAGGGATCAGCACGGCCCGTCTTTTCCGTGTGCCCGGTTTTGTCGGTACTCTTGGTATCATCGAGGGATATTCCCGTCATTTTTGCGCCACCTGCAATAAGATTCGAGTGACGCCAAACGGTATGCTCAAGACCTGCCTCTATGATGATGGCGTCCTTGACCTGCGCCAGATGCTGCGCAACGGGCTAACCGATGAGGCCATCGGAGCAGCGATCAGGGAGAGTGTCAGCCGTCGGTTCGCCAACGGTCATCTCACTGAGAAGAGTCTCAAGAACCATGGTGAGCCATCGATGGCGACCATCGGCGGTTGA
- a CDS encoding molybdopterin molybdotransferase MoeA: MISVQEALHILQQQVVPLRRETATLEQAYGCYLSEDVHAPEPAPRFTSSAMDGFTVRWGDCCAATREQPVTLRIIGESQAGIPFSGLVEAGSAVRISTGAVVPDGADTVIRREDTRENGERVEILALGTIGQDVRRQGEEFQAGDLLLRRGSRLGARELALLAAFGICGIPVYVHPRVSLLITGTELARPEDVTIKPYQIRDSNSIMLTSAVKDVGAVLRSVIHVADNLADTIDGINQAVAADDAVILCSGGVSVGQHDHVKEAATAAGFSQLFWKIKQKPGKPLLACRRGDTLLFGLPGNPVSAYMCFSNYVRPVLAALQGTASVARSLTACSPQRVVNKGKRTNFIRVTVEERPNELAVIREMERQGSHMLSSIVDADGYIVLEPGEVLEENGLIEVFLF; this comes from the coding sequence ATGATATCGGTCCAGGAAGCGCTTCATATTCTCCAGCAACAGGTGGTGCCGCTGCGGCGGGAAACAGCGACATTGGAACAGGCCTACGGCTGCTATCTCAGTGAAGATGTGCATGCCCCCGAGCCGGCACCGCGTTTCACCAGTTCGGCCATGGACGGTTTTACCGTGCGCTGGGGCGATTGTTGCGCAGCCACCAGGGAGCAGCCGGTGACTCTGCGGATTATCGGCGAGAGCCAGGCCGGCATTCCTTTTTCCGGCCTGGTTGAGGCAGGAAGTGCGGTGAGAATCAGCACCGGTGCTGTGGTGCCGGACGGTGCCGACACGGTGATACGGCGGGAGGATACCAGAGAGAACGGGGAGCGGGTGGAGATCCTTGCTCTGGGGACGATCGGACAGGATGTTCGTCGGCAGGGCGAGGAGTTCCAGGCTGGCGATCTATTGCTGCGACGGGGCAGCCGTTTGGGCGCGCGGGAACTGGCCCTGCTGGCCGCTTTCGGGATCTGCGGCATTCCGGTTTACGTTCACCCGCGAGTGTCGCTGTTGATCACCGGGACTGAATTGGCGCGACCTGAAGACGTTACCATCAAGCCCTACCAGATTCGGGACTCAAATTCAATCATGCTGACCAGTGCCGTCAAGGACGTCGGGGCGGTCCTGCGGTCGGTGATCCATGTTGCCGATAACCTTGCCGATACCATTGACGGAATCAATCAGGCGGTTGCCGCTGACGATGCGGTGATTTTGTGTTCCGGTGGGGTCTCTGTCGGACAGCATGACCATGTGAAGGAGGCGGCAACGGCCGCCGGTTTCAGTCAATTGTTCTGGAAGATCAAACAGAAACCAGGAAAGCCCCTGCTCGCCTGCCGCCGCGGCGATACGCTGTTGTTTGGACTGCCCGGAAATCCCGTGTCGGCCTACATGTGTTTCAGCAACTATGTGCGTCCAGTTCTGGCGGCGTTGCAGGGTACCGCTTCTGTTGCCCGGTCTCTGACGGCGTGTTCTCCCCAGCGCGTTGTTAACAAAGGCAAAAGGACAAATTTCATCCGGGTGACCGTTGAGGAACGACCCAACGAACTAGCCGTGATTCGCGAAATGGAACGACAGGGCTCACACATGCTCAGTTCGATAGTCGATGCCGATGGTTATATCGTTCTCGAACCCGGTGAGGTCCTTGAGGAGAACGGTTTGATAGAGGTCTTTCTATTCTGA
- a CDS encoding MOSC domain-containing protein yields the protein MARVEAVCISDRKGVVKKAVSQVELRTQWGIESDAHAGKWHRQVSLLAGESIDQVKEILPELEQGAFAENIITRGLDLAALPLGSRLRIGATAELEITQIGKECHNIGCAIKRATGDCIMPREGIFARVVTGGTVTAGDEIVRLS from the coding sequence ATGGCCCGGGTTGAAGCGGTGTGCATCAGCGACAGGAAGGGTGTCGTTAAAAAGGCGGTTTCGCAGGTGGAGTTACGGACCCAATGGGGTATCGAAAGTGATGCCCATGCCGGAAAGTGGCATCGGCAAGTGTCTCTGCTGGCTGGCGAAAGCATCGACCAGGTCAAGGAGATCCTGCCGGAATTGGAACAGGGTGCCTTTGCCGAAAACATCATCACCCGTGGTCTCGATCTCGCCGCGCTGCCGTTGGGCAGTCGATTGCGGATCGGGGCCACGGCAGAACTGGAGATCACCCAGATCGGTAAGGAATGTCACAACATCGGCTGTGCCATCAAGCGGGCGACCGGTGACTGTATCATGCCGCGAGAGGGAATCTTCGCCAGGGTTGTGACGGGGGGGACTGTCACGGCAGGAGATGAAATAGTCCGCTTGTCGTGA